A region of Paraburkholderia sp. BL23I1N1 DNA encodes the following proteins:
- the ltrA gene encoding group II intron reverse transcriptase/maturase, which translates to MKANHGAHGVDGQTIEAFEQRLGGNLYKLWSRMSSGSYFPPPVRGVEIPKGNDKHRKRLLGIPTVADRVAQAVVRNYLEAQVEPCFHPDSYAYRPSRSALDAIAAVRSRCWKYDWVLEFDIKGAFDHVDHELMMKAVRQHARCTWVELYVERWLTAPMMRGQEMVSRTQGTPQGGVVSPVLFNLYMHYAFDTWMARHFPDTSFVRYADDGLVHCKSDAEARRLQEAIGGRLKACGLELHPEKTRIVYCRDGNRKQDYPSTSFDFLGYTFRGRLAKSKRGIYFNSFSPALSSKAAKRIREKMRMWDIGRWTDAGIEDIAERVNPALRGWWNYYAAFYMSVFKRVIGHFNDILAKWAARKYRRFKRSRAKARTWLRQLAARAPDLLYHWWGYCLRLDDKSRMNREVHVRICEGLAGKFLRATRHFAKESR; encoded by the coding sequence GTGAAAGCGAACCATGGCGCGCATGGTGTGGACGGGCAAACCATCGAGGCATTTGAACAGCGGCTTGGAGGCAATCTGTACAAGCTGTGGAGCCGGATGTCTTCAGGGAGCTACTTTCCCCCGCCGGTGCGTGGCGTGGAAATTCCGAAGGGCAATGACAAGCACCGCAAGCGCTTGTTGGGAATTCCCACAGTGGCAGACCGAGTTGCCCAAGCGGTTGTACGCAATTATCTTGAAGCGCAGGTAGAGCCCTGTTTCCATCCGGATTCCTATGCTTACCGTCCTTCCAGATCGGCGCTGGATGCGATTGCTGCTGTCCGGAGTCGTTGCTGGAAATACGACTGGGTACTGGAATTCGACATCAAAGGTGCGTTTGACCACGTCGATCACGAGCTCATGATGAAAGCGGTGCGGCAGCATGCCCGTTGCACATGGGTGGAGCTGTACGTCGAACGTTGGTTGACGGCACCAATGATGAGGGGGCAGGAAATGGTGTCGCGGACGCAGGGCACGCCGCAGGGTGGTGTCGTCAGCCCGGTACTGTTTAATCTCTACATGCATTATGCCTTTGATACCTGGATGGCGAGGCACTTTCCGGACACGTCCTTCGTGCGGTACGCCGACGATGGATTGGTCCACTGTAAAAGTGACGCCGAAGCCAGACGGTTGCAGGAGGCAATCGGTGGGCGTCTCAAGGCCTGTGGCCTGGAACTGCATCCTGAGAAGACGAGGATCGTGTACTGCCGGGATGGGAATCGCAAGCAGGACTATCCCTCCACGAGCTTCGACTTTCTGGGATACACCTTCCGTGGCCGGCTGGCCAAGAGCAAGCGCGGCATCTACTTCAACAGCTTCAGTCCCGCGCTCAGCAGCAAAGCCGCGAAACGCATTCGCGAGAAAATGCGGATGTGGGACATCGGCCGCTGGACGGATGCTGGGATTGAAGACATTGCCGAGCGGGTCAATCCAGCCCTGCGCGGATGGTGGAACTATTACGCGGCGTTCTATATGAGCGTATTCAAACGTGTGATCGGCCACTTCAACGACATTCTGGCGAAATGGGCGGCGCGCAAGTACCGTCGATTCAAACGAAGTCGTGCCAAGGCTCGGACGTGGCTCAGGCAGTTGGCGGCGCGCGCACCGGATCTGCTGTATCACTGGTGGGGGTATTGCCTCCGGCTGGATGACAAGAGCCGTATGAATCGAGAGGTTCACGTACGGATCTGTGAGGGCCTGGCGGGGAAGTTCCTCCGGGCTACTCGACACTTCGCGAAGGAGTCGCGGTGA
- a CDS encoding group II intron maturase-specific domain-containing protein encodes MRLVRLINPVLRGWVNYFAVGQSSECFNFIKDWGEKTIRRHMGRSRNRRGFGWKRWSRRWLYDELKLFNGYRVRRAAALKASPA; translated from the coding sequence GTGCGGTTGGTGCGACTGATCAACCCGGTGCTGCGAGGCTGGGTGAATTACTTCGCTGTTGGACAGTCCAGCGAGTGCTTCAACTTCATCAAGGACTGGGGGGAGAAGACGATTCGACGCCACATGGGTCGATCCCGGAATCGTCGGGGCTTCGGCTGGAAGAGGTGGAGTAGGCGCTGGCTATATGACGAATTGAAGCTGTTCAACGGCTACCGGGTTCGTCGTGCTGCCGCACTGAAAGCGTCCCCGGCATGA
- a CDS encoding porin has translation MIKSVCAVVMGVFFGLACCDSNRAQSSVTLYGALDVLTDISNQGRGTLTKMSNGGTFGSRLGLMGSQAFGDGYKAIFRLESGFAPNTGTIQQGGALFGRQAYVGFEGSEGTLTFGRQYSPEFLAMSDNDVFLGGLGGSVWDVDRTLPNGTVQATLLTEVITCRVNNSVLYSSPKIYGFSVGLMYGLGGVAKSTSGGTTFSGAINYTNGPATFHAGYVYQRDALDRGYYKARGVGGNYGIGPVRVYLGYTKDDYSIITDAASFNNSWRYAIVNLGVSYQITRSTVLMAQVIKLIDTSNGITQSKNSYIVGLGVFYSIFKQTSIYIGYAQTKNKNGSTYTLGQALYYGEPAYPNTTARVLRFGMRTTF, from the coding sequence ATGATAAAATCAGTATGCGCAGTGGTGATGGGAGTGTTTTTTGGATTAGCGTGCTGCGATTCAAACCGTGCGCAGAGTAGCGTCACGCTATATGGAGCATTAGACGTTCTCACTGATATCTCAAATCAGGGCAGAGGAACCTTAACTAAAATGTCGAATGGCGGCACGTTCGGATCGCGGCTTGGCCTTATGGGTAGCCAAGCCTTCGGCGACGGATACAAAGCTATTTTCAGACTTGAGAGTGGTTTCGCGCCTAATACCGGCACCATACAGCAGGGCGGCGCACTTTTCGGCCGGCAAGCGTATGTTGGCTTCGAAGGTTCTGAAGGGACTTTGACTTTTGGTCGCCAATACTCGCCAGAGTTTCTTGCTATGAGTGACAACGACGTTTTTTTAGGAGGCTTAGGAGGGAGCGTCTGGGACGTTGATCGCACTTTGCCTAATGGTACCGTCCAAGCTACGCTCCTTACCGAGGTCATTACGTGCCGCGTTAATAATTCCGTTCTTTACTCATCTCCGAAAATTTATGGATTCTCGGTCGGGTTGATGTACGGTCTCGGCGGTGTTGCGAAATCTACAAGTGGTGGAACAACTTTTAGCGGGGCAATCAACTACACCAATGGCCCCGCAACGTTTCATGCCGGATATGTCTATCAGAGGGACGCATTGGATCGGGGATATTACAAAGCACGGGGTGTCGGCGGTAACTATGGGATTGGGCCGGTAAGAGTGTATCTCGGGTACACTAAAGATGACTATTCAATCATAACTGACGCAGCATCGTTTAATAATTCGTGGCGGTATGCAATTGTCAATCTGGGAGTGAGCTACCAAATTACACGTTCGACCGTTTTAATGGCACAAGTTATAAAATTGATTGACACCTCGAATGGAATTACTCAGTCAAAAAACTCGTACATTGTTGGATTAGGTGTTTTTTATTCTATTTTTAAACAAACCAGTATATATATCGGGTACGCACAAACAAAAAATAAAAATGGGTCCACTTACACGTTGGGGCAAGCCCTATATTACGGGGAACCGGCATACCCCAACACCACGGCACGCGTGCTTAGATTCGGAATGCGAACGACCTTCTAG
- a CDS encoding cytochrome P450 → MSMPNYDLPKDIANHLVDPQFYTNLNRLHETYTWARANNPVGRAMADGHDPFWVVTKHADVSMISRENALFHNGDYSVVCRPRASIEHVISTTGSPNIARSLVHVDGDEHKSLRALTQSWFMPTSILELDDRIRSLANITIAKLLHHNGQVIDFANDFALHFPLSVIMDILGVPQEDSLRMLTLTQEMFGSEDAEYKREVQRQGDASSAMGKALLSIVADFKDYFDRLTEDRRKNPRNDIASLLANAVINGQPIDEATRLGYYVIIAAAGHDTVSSSISVAMWALSRFPELLPRLQADRSLIPQFIDETLRYASPVRHFMRTATADTNVRGRTIRKGDWLMLCYGSANRDEQVFPEPFAFNIDRKPNRHLAFGAGAHVCLGQHLANMEMRILFEELVPRLRLIEPAGEIEFVASSFVSGPKHLTVRCVVHPR, encoded by the coding sequence ATGAGCATGCCAAATTACGACCTACCGAAAGACATAGCAAACCATCTGGTTGATCCGCAGTTCTATACCAACCTCAATCGCCTCCATGAAACCTATACTTGGGCGCGTGCAAACAACCCCGTCGGGCGCGCCATGGCGGATGGACATGACCCGTTCTGGGTGGTCACGAAACACGCCGACGTCTCCATGATTTCAAGAGAAAATGCCTTGTTTCACAACGGCGACTATTCTGTCGTCTGCAGGCCAAGAGCGTCGATCGAGCATGTCATTTCCACCACCGGTAGTCCAAACATCGCCCGATCACTCGTGCACGTCGACGGCGACGAGCACAAGAGTCTACGCGCGCTGACGCAGTCGTGGTTCATGCCTACCAGCATTCTCGAGCTTGACGACCGCATTCGATCGCTGGCAAATATAACGATCGCGAAGCTGTTGCATCACAACGGGCAAGTGATCGATTTTGCGAATGACTTTGCATTGCATTTCCCACTGAGCGTGATCATGGATATTCTCGGCGTTCCGCAGGAAGATTCCCTGCGCATGTTGACGTTGACTCAGGAGATGTTCGGAAGCGAGGATGCCGAATACAAGCGCGAAGTGCAGCGCCAAGGCGATGCGAGCAGCGCGATGGGCAAGGCCCTGCTGTCCATTGTGGCCGACTTCAAGGATTATTTTGACCGCCTGACCGAAGACCGCCGGAAGAACCCACGTAACGATATCGCAAGCTTGCTGGCCAACGCGGTGATCAACGGACAGCCTATCGATGAAGCGACCCGTCTTGGCTATTACGTGATCATCGCCGCAGCAGGACATGATACGGTTTCGTCGTCCATATCGGTCGCAATGTGGGCGTTGAGCCGCTTCCCTGAGCTACTGCCGCGACTACAGGCGGATCGTTCGCTGATTCCGCAGTTTATCGACGAAACCCTTCGCTACGCATCGCCGGTGCGTCATTTCATGCGTACGGCGACTGCCGACACCAACGTCCGGGGCCGGACAATCCGCAAGGGCGATTGGCTGATGCTCTGCTATGGCTCGGCAAATCGTGACGAGCAGGTCTTCCCTGAGCCATTCGCATTCAATATCGACCGCAAACCGAACAGGCATCTCGCTTTCGGCGCCGGCGCCCACGTGTGCCTGGGTCAGCATCTCGCGAACATGGAAATGCGCATCTTGTTTGAGGAACTGGTCCCGAGGTTGCGGCTTATCGAGCCGGCGGGCGAAATCGAATTCGTTGCGTCCAGCTTCGTGAGCGGCCCAAAGCATCTTACAGTTCGTTGCGTGGTGCATCCGCGTTGA
- the nodU gene encoding nodulation protein NodU: MENSFFCVEQEKRDNNPRYQAIDDLDAITIALSEHGFRAHDIDQFVIDGWDGVVESQFRVLSGSLPVSLKGAPYAERRADDLLASLDGSGLLVGGHSFPYKSYPHVSGHVASAYCTSPFAQSGQPAFCLVWDGGIVPRLYHVERHHARHVDCLFPMIGHIYAAAGHHFGPYKKPGGARWDLGVAGKLMAYIALGSVDEDIVEVFRGLYQARFAGDAECAQAYRENIHSADASLAAVGEFFEASALRLEARPSEDVLASFHVFLERLLVHEMGIALQRHSIPGPRNLCIAGGCGLNIKWNSALRASGLFDAIWVPPFPNDSGSAIGAACCALAAEKGFVPLEWSVYSGPVLKGCQVPPGWTASTCSIAELASILASSKPVVFLAGRAELGPRALGGRSILAAATLPTMKDHLNDIKFREHFRPVAPICLEDRAPTIFSPGSPDSYMLFDHQTRAEWREKIPAVVHLDGSARLQTISRTSEHPVAQLLVEYEKLTGIPLLCNTSANYHGRGFFPDAASACAWGRVERVWCDGLLLTRTGLSPSVDETLFATSPFEDC; encoded by the coding sequence ATGGAAAACTCGTTTTTTTGCGTGGAGCAGGAAAAGCGAGACAACAATCCGCGGTATCAGGCGATCGACGACCTCGACGCGATCACGATCGCATTGTCCGAGCATGGTTTCCGTGCGCACGATATCGACCAGTTTGTCATCGACGGCTGGGACGGGGTAGTCGAGTCGCAGTTTCGGGTCCTCAGTGGGTCGCTTCCCGTCAGCCTAAAAGGGGCCCCTTATGCCGAACGCCGAGCCGATGATCTGCTCGCTTCGCTCGACGGCTCCGGACTGCTTGTCGGCGGCCACTCCTTTCCTTATAAAAGCTATCCTCACGTGTCAGGCCATGTGGCCTCCGCGTACTGCACCAGTCCCTTTGCCCAAAGCGGGCAACCTGCATTCTGTTTGGTGTGGGATGGTGGCATCGTCCCACGGCTCTATCATGTAGAACGCCACCACGCCCGCCATGTTGACTGCCTGTTCCCCATGATAGGTCACATCTACGCCGCGGCGGGTCATCACTTTGGTCCTTATAAGAAGCCGGGCGGCGCCCGGTGGGATCTGGGTGTGGCCGGCAAGCTGATGGCTTACATCGCGCTGGGCTCCGTTGACGAAGATATCGTTGAGGTATTTCGCGGGCTTTATCAGGCACGCTTTGCTGGCGACGCGGAGTGTGCGCAAGCTTATCGCGAGAACATCCACAGCGCGGACGCGTCACTAGCGGCTGTAGGAGAGTTCTTCGAAGCTAGCGCGCTGCGACTGGAAGCCAGGCCATCCGAAGACGTACTCGCCTCGTTCCATGTATTCCTCGAACGTCTTCTCGTTCATGAAATGGGTATCGCGCTGCAGCGCCATTCGATTCCGGGGCCGAGAAATTTGTGCATCGCTGGCGGATGCGGGCTCAATATCAAATGGAACAGCGCCCTGCGCGCGAGCGGTTTGTTCGACGCAATCTGGGTACCGCCGTTTCCCAACGATAGCGGGTCGGCGATCGGCGCCGCTTGTTGCGCGCTGGCAGCTGAGAAGGGCTTCGTGCCGCTGGAGTGGTCGGTATATAGCGGACCGGTCTTAAAAGGTTGCCAAGTACCGCCCGGATGGACGGCGTCTACTTGCTCCATTGCAGAACTCGCCAGCATACTCGCCAGTAGCAAGCCCGTCGTTTTCCTTGCCGGCCGGGCCGAGCTCGGACCACGAGCATTGGGGGGCAGAAGCATTCTGGCCGCCGCGACTTTGCCCACAATGAAGGATCATCTCAACGACATCAAGTTTCGAGAGCACTTCCGTCCCGTGGCGCCAATTTGCCTTGAGGATCGTGCGCCGACCATTTTTAGTCCGGGGAGCCCTGATTCCTATATGTTGTTCGATCATCAGACGCGCGCGGAATGGCGAGAAAAAATCCCTGCCGTCGTGCATCTTGACGGATCTGCCCGATTGCAGACCATTTCAAGAACTTCCGAGCATCCGGTGGCGCAACTTCTGGTCGAATACGAAAAGCTGACGGGTATTCCGTTGCTCTGCAACACGAGCGCCAACTATCACGGACGAGGTTTCTTCCCGGACGCTGCTTCAGCCTGTGCGTGGGGACGCGTCGAACGTGTGTGGTGCGATGGTTTGTTACTGACCAGGACTGGTCTGTCGCCGTCAGTCGACGAAACACTTTTCGCTACGTCGCCGTTCGAAGATTGCTGA
- the nodS gene encoding nodulation methyltransferase NodS, protein MAELTHQTNFELLRRELDTDDPWRLDNNPFEHERHRQMLRMALSQGSVTNALEVGCAGGAFTEKLAPHCQRLTVIDIVPRAIARTRERMMDPPHINWIVSDVQHFSTEQQFDLIVVAEVLYYLDGSVEVRAAVRNLARMLAPGGQLVFGSARDANCRRWGHVAGAETVIAILEEELVEIDRLSCVGQSLNEDCLLACFRNGTSPSCGPTYQR, encoded by the coding sequence ATGGCGGAATTGACACATCAAACGAACTTCGAATTGCTGCGCCGGGAATTGGACACAGACGATCCATGGCGGCTCGACAACAATCCGTTTGAGCACGAGCGCCACAGGCAAATGCTTCGGATGGCACTTTCGCAGGGATCTGTCACAAATGCGCTCGAAGTCGGATGCGCCGGCGGAGCCTTTACGGAAAAATTGGCACCGCACTGCCAACGGCTCACCGTGATCGATATTGTGCCACGCGCAATTGCTAGGACACGCGAACGGATGATGGACCCACCACACATCAATTGGATCGTCTCCGATGTCCAGCATTTTTCGACTGAGCAACAGTTCGATCTGATCGTGGTGGCGGAGGTTCTCTATTACCTCGACGGCAGCGTCGAGGTGCGCGCCGCTGTCCGCAATTTAGCACGGATGCTTGCGCCCGGTGGACAGCTGGTTTTCGGATCGGCACGTGACGCCAATTGCCGGCGATGGGGCCACGTTGCCGGAGCCGAGACGGTCATAGCCATCCTGGAAGAAGAGCTGGTTGAGATCGATCGTTTGAGCTGCGTCGGTCAGTCGTTGAATGAAGACTGTCTGCTCGCCTGCTTTCGCAACGGGACTTCTCCTTCGTGTGGACCAACTTACCAGCGTTAG
- a CDS encoding carbamoyltransferase, with the protein MLCLGVSGGLDKVHENPLELPNTFLHDGAAVLVRDGRVIAAVEEERLNRIKHSNKFPSSSIQYCLASAGIQLSDIDRIAFYATEAYCNVMLERLFLSQPNISIPVDAKLFLRKLLMQEFGTEVDPSRVSFVSHHLAHAVSAFAMSGFEQSLILAVDGGGDFLSGLLALGSGTEITQLATFAEHNSLGLFYLETIRYLGYGLFDEYKVMGLAPYGDPAPYRGLFEQFYQLSADGEYRVYLDRIGPTLLRSIQVRRKGMPFTQQHRDVAASLQEALERIVFHILRHHREVTGMKRLCIAGGVAHNCTMNGKLLYSGLFEDIFVQPAAHDAGCALGAALMMSNDFGQPAPRERLQEVYWGPDLGSDLVVEQELNAWAGHLDVERSDDVAGRAADWMANGAVIGWVQGRSEFGPRALGNRSILADPRPTANKDRINAMVKKREGYRPFAPSVLEDDAHEFFDLPEGTREFPFMNFVVRVRDSKRALLGAITHIDGTARLQTVSRKTNPAYWEVINAFKKRTGIPILLNTSFNNNAEPIVDSVADAIATYLTTELDGLVVGPFLVKKRPATQEHWTALAVSLPPYASLYRIRAHTARDRQETVCEIRTGGSICDSVRISHELFDMLMQIEGEAVLGHLLDTITLEQTRRETLVKELRGLWEQRRVRLHPSRALSR; encoded by the coding sequence ATGCTGTGCTTAGGAGTGAGCGGCGGGCTGGACAAAGTTCATGAAAATCCACTCGAACTGCCGAACACATTTCTGCACGATGGCGCTGCGGTGCTTGTCCGGGACGGACGCGTAATAGCGGCCGTCGAAGAGGAGCGCCTCAACCGGATCAAGCACTCTAACAAGTTCCCGAGCAGTTCGATTCAATACTGCCTTGCATCCGCAGGGATTCAGCTCAGCGATATCGACCGCATCGCGTTTTACGCTACCGAGGCCTATTGCAACGTCATGCTCGAACGCCTGTTCCTGTCCCAGCCGAACATCTCCATTCCGGTGGATGCCAAGCTGTTTCTGCGTAAGTTACTAATGCAGGAGTTCGGTACCGAAGTCGATCCTTCGCGAGTCTCATTCGTGAGTCACCATCTGGCGCATGCCGTGAGCGCGTTTGCGATGTCTGGATTCGAGCAAAGTCTGATCCTCGCGGTCGATGGCGGTGGTGATTTCCTCTCGGGGCTTTTGGCGCTCGGGTCCGGAACAGAAATTACGCAACTCGCGACTTTCGCAGAGCATAATTCTCTAGGGCTGTTCTATCTCGAAACAATCCGGTATCTCGGTTACGGCTTGTTCGACGAATACAAGGTCATGGGGCTTGCACCTTATGGGGACCCCGCTCCCTATCGCGGGCTCTTCGAGCAATTCTATCAACTCTCCGCCGACGGTGAGTACCGCGTCTACCTGGACCGCATCGGTCCGACGTTGCTCCGCAGCATCCAGGTCCGGCGAAAGGGAATGCCATTCACACAGCAGCATCGAGATGTGGCTGCTTCATTGCAGGAAGCGCTGGAGCGGATCGTGTTTCACATTCTCCGCCATCATCGCGAGGTCACCGGTATGAAGCGGCTGTGTATAGCCGGAGGAGTAGCTCATAACTGCACCATGAACGGTAAGCTGCTGTATTCGGGACTTTTCGAAGACATCTTTGTGCAGCCCGCAGCGCACGACGCCGGTTGCGCATTAGGCGCCGCCCTTATGATGTCAAACGACTTCGGTCAGCCCGCGCCGCGTGAGCGATTGCAGGAGGTCTATTGGGGGCCCGATCTTGGGAGCGATCTAGTCGTGGAGCAAGAATTGAATGCGTGGGCCGGACACCTCGACGTTGAACGCAGTGATGACGTGGCAGGCAGAGCAGCCGACTGGATGGCAAATGGCGCCGTGATCGGCTGGGTGCAGGGTCGTTCGGAGTTCGGGCCACGCGCGCTTGGCAACCGCAGCATTCTTGCCGATCCCAGGCCGACCGCAAACAAGGACCGGATCAACGCCATGGTCAAGAAGCGCGAGGGTTACCGACCGTTCGCGCCATCAGTGCTGGAGGATGATGCGCACGAATTTTTTGACCTCCCAGAGGGTACCCGCGAATTCCCTTTTATGAATTTTGTAGTTCGCGTGCGCGACTCCAAGCGTGCCTTGCTCGGCGCCATCACGCACATTGACGGTACAGCGCGGCTGCAAACAGTATCGCGGAAAACCAATCCCGCCTACTGGGAGGTTATTAATGCGTTCAAGAAGCGGACAGGAATCCCAATTCTGCTCAACACTTCCTTTAATAACAACGCTGAGCCAATCGTAGATTCGGTTGCAGACGCGATTGCCACATATCTGACGACAGAGCTGGATGGACTTGTGGTCGGGCCGTTCCTCGTCAAAAAACGGCCCGCAACGCAGGAACATTGGACTGCGCTCGCGGTTTCACTGCCGCCCTATGCATCGCTCTATCGAATCCGCGCTCACACAGCGCGGGATCGTCAGGAGACGGTATGCGAAATTCGCACCGGCGGCTCCATCTGTGACAGTGTGCGCATTTCACATGAGTTGTTCGATATGCTAATGCAGATCGAAGGCGAAGCCGTGCTCGGACATCTTCTCGATACAATTACGCTTGAGCAGACGCGACGTGAAACCCTCGTCAAGGAACTGCGCGGATTGTGGGAACAGCGTCGGGTTCGACTGCATCCCTCACGGGCGTTGTCACGGTAA
- a CDS encoding sulfotransferase, whose translation MTHPTPPPEPFAILAMPRTGTHYLEQLLNRHPNVLSNGELLNTYDTNWPDKDRLLRGDRELLELAYLRYPTRSDKTNVTHVGCKINEPQFRARPGLFAELARWPRLKVILLPRRNTLESLRSLVQARQTGQWLRFSSGNDAALPPRVGLSIADCEAYFKTAEDFHARVAHSFASTNLLVMEYESLLCESAACLATIWDFLQVPAPQLSGRVILQRQETRPLDQTVRNFHELRRHFADGPYARFFGAGEV comes from the coding sequence ATGACCCACCCTACACCGCCTCCTGAGCCATTTGCAATCCTTGCGATGCCAAGGACGGGCACGCACTATCTGGAGCAGTTGCTAAACAGGCATCCGAACGTATTGAGCAACGGTGAGCTGCTCAATACGTATGATACGAATTGGCCCGATAAGGATCGCCTGCTACGTGGCGACCGTGAGCTCCTCGAGCTTGCCTACCTTCGCTACCCGACGCGGAGCGACAAGACCAATGTGACGCATGTCGGCTGCAAGATCAATGAACCTCAGTTTCGCGCCCGTCCGGGCTTATTTGCTGAGCTGGCTCGTTGGCCACGCCTCAAGGTCATCCTCCTGCCTCGCAGAAACACATTGGAATCGCTTCGATCGCTGGTGCAGGCAAGGCAAACCGGCCAATGGCTGAGGTTCAGTTCTGGCAACGATGCGGCTCTGCCTCCGCGCGTCGGATTGTCAATCGCCGACTGCGAGGCCTACTTCAAGACCGCCGAGGATTTCCACGCTAGGGTCGCGCACTCCTTCGCATCGACCAACCTGCTTGTGATGGAGTACGAGAGCCTTCTTTGCGAATCCGCCGCATGCCTGGCAACGATTTGGGATTTTCTCCAGGTTCCAGCGCCTCAGCTTTCTGGTCGCGTCATCCTTCAGCGCCAGGAAACGCGACCACTGGACCAAACGGTACGGAATTTTCATGAATTGCGGCGCCATTTTGCAGACGGACCCTACGCGAGATTCTTCGGGGCTGGTGAGGTCTGA